The Lepeophtheirus salmonis chromosome 3, UVic_Lsal_1.4, whole genome shotgun sequence genomic interval GGAGATTGGAAGCTATTATTCATCATATCTCAAAACATGGAGCCTATCGTATTTTGTGAGCTTATTAAAAATCTGCATATGGCGTTTCTACTTAAAAAGAGAGAGAACatcctagaaaaataaatttacaatgtatacagtacatattatttcagctttttaatttaatatgtgctaattatatcttatactgcaataataatattactactAATAACTAACTTTTTCGGTAACCACCCATTTCAAtgagatataatatatataatttatgtataatgaaatattatatatttttactaataaactCAAAGAATTTGTAGGTTGcgttcttttatttaaaatattccgtGATTTATTAAACTACTATTGAATGTAGAATTCCGGCCTTTTTTCATGTGATACAAAAATCATTCACAAATTGATATTGCTGTCAAAACATTTGTGGAAATCTTTGGCCCTCACAGAGATTGGAAAAGTGTATTGATTTCTTGATCGTCTAGGTGATAgagtaaataaaagtttgttcGATAATATTTTGTGTGATAACTGTTTCTAAACgcatgattaatttattattctattcagtaataatatttgataatactTTATAAACGCATTCAATATAAGATGCAAGCTCAAAAAGTGATTGACCATATCGTTCAGTGGCTTCAGAAATACGCTCATGAGTCTAGAGTTAATGGTTTTGTGGTTGGAATATCTGGAGGAATAGATTCTGCCGTGACATCGACTCTCTGCTCCTTGACTGGAATGAAGGTAATCTGTCTAAATCTTCCAATTCATCAAGTCCCTGCACAAGTATCACAGAGTGATAATCATATTGCTTGGCTCAAGGAAAAGTACGGGGAGAAAATTGATTCTCATGTCGTAAATTTGACGCCTACATTTGACACTGCCTGTAAAGATCTCCCTTTAGATATTCAGGATCAACTTACTATGGCGAATCTCAGATCTCGCCTAAGGTAAATCAAATCGCAACTATGAATTCATGgaatgaaatgtaatttttgtatattttaggaTGTCAACGCTTTATGCTTTTGCTGGTCATCATCGTTGCTTGGTGGCTGGAACAGGAAACAAAGTAGAGGACTTTGGTGTAGGATTTTTCACTAAATATGGTGATGGTGGAGTGGATTTAAGCCCTATTGCTGATTTGATGAAGTCTCAAGTCTATAGCATTGCATCACATCTCAATATCAATGAGGAGATACAAAAAGCTCCTCCAACTGATGGACTTTTTGGTGACGATCTTACAGATGAGCAACAAATTGGAGCTAGTTATCCAGAGCTAGAGTGGGCTATGACATTTAGTGGTGATGAATTAGGACTCAGTGAGAGACAAGTCAAAGTTTTGGGAATTTATAGGGAGCGAAATCGTATAAATCGACATAAAGTTGAGCCTATTCCTGTATGTAAAATCCCAGGAGAATTTATGTAAGGAATCGTGTGACCTTTCATGTTTActttttagtttaattatatCACTATTTATTCTTCAACGTGAAACTGCTTTCTACTTGGGCACAATACTTAGCATATAAGAACATGTTTACCTatgtgtataattaaaaataaatacgtacatgttattttgtatatcttttttatttatgcgtTTTCGGTACATATACGTACAATCTACGATTGAATAAAATTGACTACAAACTAACTAATAATTaagtagatataaaatattatgcgttatgaaaaataattttgtatgagtAATTTAGTAAGGTAAAtgtttacatcaaaaatatattatctagcCAGGTTGATGAGCATTGCATTATATCCATTTATGATCATCGTACATATACTTTAATTTGACAaagtattctaaaataaaataataattgttaaaaactaattacaactttatcaaaaatatcacaaaacctttcatTATCCTTCAAACTGAGTATATATACAgaatcattcttcaaatcaaCTGAATCCTTTATTAGAGAGCCTTCACCATCTGCTCCTCCATTAGAACTCAAgaacataaatacattatcatCCTGCAAATGTGTATATgggatattaatatttaaggaaatgtgtaaatatgtctatgacttacaatttttgaaatggtCCATACTAATTTTGAGTTAgataaatgcttatttatgtcACTGGggaaaaatgaagataaaaaattaatatttaaaagtatgtaggtacataagtatatttaggTGTTCATTGCCAattttaactcaaaaattatcatacattatttgtaaatgaaaGAAGTCATTACTCATCAAGATGTATTCATATCCCACTTTGTCCCCCATAGagaatttaaaagaacaaaagagCTCAGAATACgcaatattttaatctctaaaatataaaacaaagatttaaaaagtcATCAATACCTTGAATTTTCTTGAATCGTAGATGTACATTTATCGCACGAGGATATTGAtctctagaaaattaaatatatcgtATCATTAGCATATTTTGAGTGgtcaataaatactttatagtaaattaagtaaaaagtaaatttgattCGCAACTTAGTATTCCTCTTTCAACACATTcttacgtatatatttttatgtgatgactcaaatatatgtgcaaaaatagtatttattcaCAGACCAAAAATGCAAATTCATATTGAGTAACTATGTTTAAAGTCTACATACTATGTAGATACTATACTTACTTTTTGAGCTTCCTTTTTATAGAGCTCGGTTCTTCGATCTAATTCTGACATAGTAATGTTTTGTTCAGAAATCCTAGCTTCAAGTCCCCGAATTTTTTCCTCTAAATCCATCTTATCAGTACGAAGTCGAGACAACTGTTTTGGTAAATGTTTGATAAGAAATCGTGTTACAGTTGTAGCACTCTCTGACAATCGATCTGGATCTCCATTTTCTTCATTATCATCATCTGATTCTTCGTCAACTTCTCTACTTAAAGCTAAGACAGAGGTTGGAGGAATAATGGTGGTTAAACTTAGCGGTAAAGTTGATGAAGTAGGTAACGGAAGAATCTGCTCTTCAAACAAGACAGTGCCTATATCTTCGACCTCTTCTTCTTCACCTTCCTCTTCTAAATCACAACAAGAGCTATAATCATTATCCGATGAAGAGCTCAGTGTAGTTTCGGATATTAAAACATCAAACCCTTCTGAATCAAGTCCACGTTTTCGTATATATCCATCCAATGACTCACTTGAGCCAAATGGGTTTTCcaaaatttcttcttcttcctcctcatCTCCTTCTCTGTCTGAGTTTTCATCACTATCATGATTTCCTTCTGAATCCATGTTTTCTTCAGTCTCTGAGGTTCTATTGATTTCAGCGAGTTTGTTGGCTAAAGCAGCACTTCTATTTGTACTCTGAATTAAATTGTGATACAACTCTTGATAATCCTCTTCATCATGACTCAACAATGGAGGCATCAAGGACGTTGGAACTTGTGCTAGATAACTCAGACTTGGAATAAGTACGAGCGATGTTTGAATTGGGATCTCATCCTCAACATTGAACAAAGTATGAGTACTCTCAGTCATAGCTCTATTGAAGTTATTTGGTTCTTCATGGTCTGATTTTTCAGTCTCTGTATCAGAATCAGAAGATTCATTAACATTAAGTTCCTCAAAGATTTCCTCTTCTTCAACGTCACAGTTACTTTCATCTTTAATGGGAGTTTCGGGTGTTTCTCTATCTGAGTAACCACTCTCACTTGATGTGTAGCTAGTCGGCTGAAAGGGTTTGAAAGCAAGTCTTCTAGCAGCAAATTCATCACGAAGGGATTTCCATTCTTTTTCTGATTCTGCCGTCTTTTGCTTAACTACATTCCAACTTTCTCTAGAGTACTCTAATTCTTCACGAAGTTTAGCTAGAAGATTTCTTTTCTCAGCAAGCTCTGCCCTTAATATAAGCTCTGATGTATGCAACTGACTATGTTGAGTTTTTAAGTTTGAAACATAGttccatgttttatttaattcatctgtaatgttaaataatttagcTTCGTGAAGATTCACCTTGTTTGCGAGATgagcattgatttttttcatcttctcaACCTCATCCTCCAAAGTCTTTTTCTGAAGAATCAGATCCTGTAATTTTAAGAATGTCTTACTCACACTCAATACCATGCGAGTGCCATTTCTGGTAGTTACTTCCTTGAAACAGCTCTTTGTAGAATCATCGATTGAAGATGGGTTTTTACAATCCTTTCCATCTTCCTTCATAATAGCATTCTTGAAAAGAGCAATTTCGGGGGAATCTTcatctttgtaatttttcagTGCGTCAGTAACATGAGTTCTTTCCAACTCATAAAACATTTTGTTGAGGAGTTCCATTTCTTTGACTAGGCCTTTGTTTTCTTCAGATGCAATTGTTaaatcattttgaagtactttgaCTGACTCCAACTGACCATTAAACAATTCTTCAAACTGGTTAGCTTTACGAATCAATTCTTTAGATTTAATTTCACTGGCAGTCAATTGATCTTCCTTAATTCGAATACGACTggttaatttat includes:
- the LOC121114748 gene encoding NH(3)-dependent NAD(+) synthetase — its product is MQAQKVIDHIVQWLQKYAHESRVNGFVVGISGGIDSAVTSTLCSLTGMKVICLNLPIHQVPAQVSQSDNHIAWLKEKYGEKIDSHVVNLTPTFDTACKDLPLDIQDQLTMANLRSRLRMSTLYAFAGHHRCLVAGTGNKVEDFGVGFFTKYGDGGVDLSPIADLMKSQVYSIASHLNINEEIQKAPPTDGLFGDDLTDEQQIGASYPELEWAMTFSGDELGLSERQVKVLGIYRERNRINRHKVEPIPVCKIPGEFM
- the LOC121114743 gene encoding uncharacterized protein, coding for MESDSRDKLLTADDPLIRNCRSALLEEENVRLKSAINLVRQEITSSAHSSNQSELVEKIKEIVNDEELTKKDTLLRRQNVLSHVRAELEHERRIRTQEALDEAERRCYQLGKELELKVSMYEEKVSNLESTRERLQKDIDELGTEKNKLTSRIRIKEDQLTASEIKSKELIRKANQFEELFNGQLESVKVLQNDLTIASEENKGLVKEMELLNKMFYELERTHVTDALKNYKDEDSPEIALFKNAIMKEDGKDCKNPSSIDDSTKSCFKEVTTRNGTRMVLSVSKTFLKLQDLILQKKTLEDEVEKMKKINAHLANKVNLHEAKLFNITDELNKTWNYVSNLKTQHSQLHTSELILRAELAEKRNLLAKLREELEYSRESWNVVKQKTAESEKEWKSLRDEFAARRLAFKPFQPTSYTSSESGYSDRETPETPIKDESNCDVEEEEIFEELNVNESSDSDTETEKSDHEEPNNFNRAMTESTHTLFNVEDEIPIQTSLVLIPSLSYLAQVPTSLMPPLLSHDEEDYQELYHNLIQSTNRSAALANKLAEINRTSETEENMDSEGNHDSDENSDREGDEEEEEEILENPFGSSESLDGYIRKRGLDSEGFDVLISETTLSSSSDNDYSSCCDLEEEGEEEEVEDIGTVLFEEQILPLPTSSTLPLSLTTIIPPTSVLALSREVDEESDDDNEENGDPDRLSESATTVTRFLIKHLPKQLSRLRTDKMDLEEKIRGLEARISEQNITMSELDRRTELYKKEAQKRSISSCDKCTSTIQENSSDINKHLSNSKLVWTISKIDDNVFMFLSSNGGADGEGSLIKDSVDLKNDSVYILSLKDNERILCQIKVYVR